The genomic DNA AAACCTGTCTGAAAACGCCACTCCTTCCATGAAAACTTGACTTGACAAAAGAAATACATGCGGCGCCGCGGCCTTTATCCCTTGTTTATCGCCCTCCAGGATCCCGTGAAAGATGTACGCCACCGGGAGATAAAGCCCAATAATGGCACCCACCGTCACGTACAACCCAAGGATCTTGTTCCTTGGATCGAAAACCAAGGAATTTGGTGGAGAGATTTTCCTAGGGAAGGCAACTTTGAGAAGCAAGTACATGTAGAAGATAGAAAATACCACAAAGGCGAAGTCTTCGAGACCGACCATGCCGCTCGCCGCCACGATGATCATAACGGCAAGACAATTGAGTTGCCTGAGGGTGAGAAATCGAGTCGGTTTAAGAGGATTGGGGTGGGATGATTTTTCATGGCCTTGAATTCCTTCATTTGGTAGGCTTATATCATTGCAGGTTGGGCCAACCCCTCctgacattttttttttctttctcagatGTGATGACGAACAGTAGCAGGTTTGTTTATCTTTCCTCTAGCAAAGAAAGAAAGTGAAAGAAATACTGTATGAAGATTTTTCCTGGAAAAGTTATAGTGCAGAGGAAAGTGAGAGAAAAGGCTTGGATGGGGTAAGTTAAGGAAGGGAGAAATAGAATTTTGGAGAGGAGGTGATAGGAGGGTTGAGGTAATGAAGATGGACATGTAGCAGCCGTGGAAGAGTTCCAGGTGGACTTTGTACGGAAACCGAGGCTTGGAATTGGAAATGGGACTTATGTCGTTTAATAGAAATTGGgaattgattaaataataattaaatttgcaaCTTTAATCTTTATCCATTGAATACTGTTTttcttttgaaaagaaaaaagatagTTTGTTGTTGTGCCAACAAAATGTGTATTTTGTTATGTTATTAGTTAAAGAATAGTGACTTCAATCTATATGGAACTCAAGCTGAAAATGAATATGTAAAAAATAAAGGAATTTTTTATGGAAATGATAAAGGTAAGGCAGGGGGATTTTTTTATATCAACTAACAATCAAAGctttaatttcttatatttttttttatcaagTTGCTCCTTTATTCGAAATCATGATGGTTTGTTTGTGTGCAGATTGTCCGACACCCTTCTTAATGCAG from Gossypium arboreum isolate Shixiya-1 chromosome 9, ASM2569848v2, whole genome shotgun sequence includes the following:
- the LOC108478269 gene encoding uncharacterized protein LOC108478269, with the translated sequence MSGGVGPTCNDISLPNEGIQGHEKSSHPNPLKPTRFLTLRQLNCLAVMIIVAASGMVGLEDFAFVVFSIFYMYLLLKVAFPRKISPPNSLVFDPRNKILGLYVTVGAIIGLYLPVAYIFHGILEGDKQGIKAAAPHVFLLSSQVFMEGVAFSDRFSIPVRVYVPVFYNTRRIFSLVDWLRCEFTKVDNEYAGSGKRVYVGRVLALANMGFWCFNLFGFLLPVYLPKAFKMYYSETKVKD